One Candidatus Poribacteria bacterium genomic window carries:
- a CDS encoding aldo/keto reductase: MTQESTMLPRRRLGRTGLEVTALSMGGAGVGRDNVSDDEAIEAVHRAIELGMNYLDTAPLYGACESERRIGLALAGGWREKIYLATKIGTHPEWRGDFSASTTRRSVENSMRLLDTDYLDVCLVHDPDSMDPVIAKGGAFEELQRMRDEGILRFIGLGVREHEFHRIAIETGVVDVILTFLDYTLLSQTAAESLLPFAAKHDIGVINGSPIAMGLLSGVEPDVAARPPEGEKAHRLWQWAAENNQNLLNLAIQFCLRQPLIHMSLTGSKDAAEVEQNFAAATTPVPEEIWEQLATVI; encoded by the coding sequence ATGACACAGGAAAGTACAATGCTACCTCGCCGTCGGTTGGGGCGCACAGGTTTAGAAGTAACCGCGCTCAGTATGGGCGGCGCAGGTGTTGGACGCGACAATGTATCCGATGATGAAGCGATTGAAGCGGTACATCGGGCGATAGAACTGGGAATGAACTACCTCGACACGGCACCGTTGTATGGGGCTTGCGAAAGTGAACGACGGATTGGGCTAGCGTTGGCTGGTGGTTGGCGTGAGAAGATCTACTTGGCAACAAAGATAGGGACGCATCCCGAATGGCGTGGCGACTTTTCGGCATCAACGACGCGCCGAAGCGTCGAAAATAGCATGCGGTTGTTGGACACAGACTATCTAGATGTGTGTCTCGTTCACGATCCGGACAGCATGGACCCTGTGATTGCAAAGGGTGGAGCGTTTGAGGAACTCCAGCGGATGCGCGACGAAGGGATACTACGCTTTATTGGATTGGGTGTGCGTGAACATGAGTTTCACCGTATCGCCATTGAAACGGGTGTTGTGGATGTGATCCTGACCTTCCTTGACTACACGCTGCTTAGCCAGACCGCTGCTGAGAGCTTGTTGCCCTTTGCGGCAAAGCACGATATTGGAGTTATCAACGGCAGCCCAATCGCAATGGGACTGCTTTCCGGTGTTGAACCGGACGTAGCTGCTCGACCGCCGGAGGGAGAAAAGGCGCATCGACTTTGGCAGTGGGCAGCAGAAAACAATCAGAATCTGCTCAATTTAGCAATCCAATTCTGTCTGCGTCAACCGCTTATCCATATGAGCCTGACAGGATCTAAAGACGCAGCGGAGGTTGAACAGAATTTTGCTGCGGCAACTACGCCAGTGCCGGAGGAGATCTGGGAGCAATTGGCAACTGTGATATAA